One window of Flavobacterium ammonificans genomic DNA carries:
- a CDS encoding DUF3822 family protein, protein MNTNITEKSYKKLSIQVALNGLSFCCFDTLNNTITSFNEVRFDTFHKATKTEDLFADAFSDYPELKDSYDEILIIHNNNLSTFVPEPLFDENFLGSYLQYNTKVFETDFFAFDEIANCQMNTVYIPYVNINNFFIDQFGTFDYKHANSILVSKLLIGSKNNPEKKMFIHINSGHFEIIVLQNQKLLLFNSFEYSTPEDFLYYILFTAEQLGLNPEEFPLELIGKIDTESDYYQLAYKYIRNVSLIDISDLQAKNNFSEADNRNHFILFNS, encoded by the coding sequence ATGAATACCAATATCACCGAAAAAAGTTATAAAAAACTGTCGATTCAAGTTGCCTTGAATGGACTTTCTTTTTGTTGTTTTGACACCTTAAACAATACGATTACCTCGTTCAACGAAGTACGTTTTGATACTTTTCACAAAGCGACTAAAACAGAGGATTTATTTGCCGATGCTTTTAGTGATTATCCTGAATTAAAGGATTCGTATGACGAGATTCTAATTATTCACAATAATAATCTTTCTACATTTGTGCCTGAGCCATTGTTTGACGAAAACTTTCTAGGCAGCTATTTGCAATACAATACTAAAGTTTTTGAAACTGATTTTTTTGCTTTTGACGAAATTGCTAATTGCCAAATGAATACTGTTTACATTCCGTATGTAAATATCAATAACTTTTTTATTGACCAATTCGGCACTTTTGATTACAAACATGCTAATTCTATTTTGGTTTCCAAATTATTAATTGGATCCAAAAACAATCCAGAAAAGAAAATGTTTATTCATATTAATTCTGGTCATTTTGAAATTATTGTTTTACAAAATCAGAAACTATTATTATTCAATTCGTTTGAGTATTCAACTCCTGAAGATTTCTTGTATTACATTTTGTTTACAGCAGAACAATTAGGTTTAAATCCAGAAGAATTCCCGTTAGAACTGATAGGAAAAATAGATACTGAAAGTGACTATTATCAATTGGCTTATAAATACATTCGTAATGTATCATTAATAGATATTAGTGATTTACAAGCTAAAAATAATTTTTCAGAAGCGGACAATAGAAATCACTTTATACTTTTTAATTCATGA
- a CDS encoding RsmD family RNA methyltransferase, producing the protein MRIISGKYKGRRIFPPKNLPVRPTTDMSKEALFNVLNNHFSFEGLKVLDLFSGTGNISFEFASRGSSPITSVDGDFGCVKFIKQIAAEFDFNIAATKSDVFAFLEKNKTTYDIIFADPPYGLDQKTFEKVVTLVFEKGLLEEEGMLIIEHSKYTKMEHLPHFSFQKSYGGSFFSFFEIATSEDEE; encoded by the coding sequence ATGAGAATTATTTCAGGCAAATACAAAGGCCGACGCATATTTCCTCCAAAAAACCTTCCTGTACGTCCCACAACTGATATGAGTAAAGAAGCATTATTCAATGTTTTGAATAATCATTTTAGTTTTGAAGGGTTAAAAGTATTGGACTTGTTTTCAGGAACAGGAAACATCAGCTTCGAATTTGCTTCTAGAGGTAGTTCGCCCATTACTTCCGTAGATGGTGATTTTGGTTGTGTAAAATTCATCAAACAAATTGCTGCTGAATTTGATTTCAATATTGCTGCCACCAAAAGTGATGTTTTTGCTTTCCTTGAAAAAAACAAAACGACTTACGACATCATTTTTGCAGACCCTCCTTATGGTTTAGACCAAAAAACCTTCGAAAAAGTTGTTACTTTAGTTTTTGAAAAAGGACTTTTAGAAGAAGAGGGCATGTTGATTATTGAGCATTCCAAATACACTAAAATGGAGCATTTACCTCATTTTTCTTTCCAAAAAAGTTATGGTGGATCTTTCTTTAGCTTCTTTGAAATTGCAACTTCGGAGGACGAAGAATAG
- the dnaX gene encoding DNA polymerase III subunit gamma/tau, which yields MEQFIVSARKYRPQTFKDVVGQKAITNTLLNAIENNHLASALLFTGPRGVGKTTCARILARKINQPGYDDPNEDFAFNVFELDAASNNSVDDIRNLIDQVRIPPQTGQYKVYIIDEVHMLSSAAFNAFLKTLEEPPKHAIFILATTEKHKIIPTILSRCQIFDFKRITVKDAKEHLAEVATSQGVQFEDDALHIIAQKADGAMRDALSIFDRVVSFCGTNLTRQAVTENLNVLDYETYINVTELILENKIPELLVAFNEILAKGFDAHHFVAGLASHFRDLLVSKNPATLSLLEVGEQAQQMYGVQAQKCDTNFLLKGIEIANDCDLKYKVSQNQRLLVELCLMQLASITFDGEKKKLSNL from the coding sequence ATGGAACAATTTATAGTATCGGCGCGTAAATACCGTCCACAAACATTTAAAGATGTTGTGGGTCAGAAAGCCATTACCAATACTTTGTTGAATGCCATTGAAAACAATCACTTGGCCTCTGCCCTTTTATTTACTGGACCTCGTGGTGTAGGTAAAACTACTTGTGCACGTATTTTGGCACGAAAAATCAATCAACCAGGTTACGACGATCCAAATGAAGATTTTGCTTTCAACGTCTTTGAATTGGATGCAGCTTCTAATAACTCAGTAGACGATATTCGAAACTTGATTGATCAAGTACGTATCCCACCTCAAACCGGACAGTACAAAGTGTATATCATTGATGAGGTGCATATGTTATCTTCTGCCGCTTTTAATGCGTTTTTGAAAACTTTAGAAGAACCACCAAAACACGCCATATTTATTTTGGCTACGACCGAAAAACACAAAATCATTCCAACGATTTTATCACGTTGTCAAATATTTGATTTCAAAAGAATTACCGTTAAAGATGCTAAAGAACACTTAGCAGAGGTTGCTACAAGTCAAGGAGTTCAATTTGAAGACGACGCTTTGCATATCATTGCTCAAAAGGCAGATGGTGCTATGCGTGACGCTTTGTCTATTTTTGACCGAGTAGTTTCTTTTTGCGGTACTAATTTGACTCGTCAAGCGGTAACAGAGAATTTGAATGTTTTAGATTACGAAACGTATATCAATGTAACCGAATTGATTTTGGAAAACAAAATTCCAGAATTATTAGTTGCTTTTAACGAAATTCTTGCCAAAGGATTTGATGCCCATCATTTTGTTGCTGGATTGGCTTCTCATTTCAGAGACTTATTGGTTTCTAAAAATCCTGCTACTTTATCTTTGTTAGAAGTTGGAGAACAAGCACAGCAAATGTATGGTGTTCAAGCACAAAAATGCGACACCAATTTCTTGTTGAAAGGAATTGAAATTGCGAATGATTGTGATTTGAAATACAAAGTCAGTCAAAATCAACGATTACTTGTTGAACTTTGCTTAATGCAATTAGCCTCCATCACTTTCGATGGAGAAAAAAAAAAGTTGAGCAATTTATAA
- a CDS encoding DNA polymerase III subunit gamma/tau — protein MLNAISLHHFRWRKKKVEQFIIPPTYFKNSDYSIVEVVKNTETPKETEVTPATPSSESIEEIPNEVEEIVTTVTAPIIEIPKPTIPNESEPKVSALSLSSIRAKKALEESSKTFVKETVHLPTEPFTETEMLLQWNKYAQRLGDKGYKIMESLLLINDPVLNGTHITIELPNEGSKLDFESEKLGLLGYLKGHLHNHDITIEVIVNESFESKRSFNDQDRYNRLHQINPNIELLKTTFGLDIT, from the coding sequence TTGCTTAATGCAATTAGCCTCCATCACTTTCGATGGAGAAAAAAAAAAGTTGAGCAATTTATAATTCCGCCCACATATTTTAAAAATTCAGACTATTCTATAGTTGAAGTAGTTAAAAATACTGAAACTCCTAAAGAAACTGAAGTAACGCCAGCTACTCCTTCATCAGAAAGTATAGAAGAAATTCCAAATGAAGTTGAAGAAATAGTTACAACAGTAACTGCCCCTATTATTGAAATTCCAAAACCTACTATTCCAAACGAATCAGAACCTAAAGTTTCTGCGCTCTCTTTATCAAGTATTCGCGCTAAAAAAGCTTTAGAAGAAAGTTCAAAAACGTTTGTAAAAGAAACCGTTCATTTACCCACAGAGCCATTTACTGAAACAGAAATGTTGTTGCAATGGAATAAATATGCGCAACGTTTGGGAGACAAAGGCTATAAAATTATGGAGTCATTATTACTTATTAATGATCCTGTTTTGAATGGTACTCACATCACGATTGAATTACCTAACGAGGGTTCCAAATTGGATTTTGAAAGTGAAAAATTAGGATTATTAGGATACTTAAAAGGGCATTTACACAATCATGACATTACAATTGAAGTCATTGTCAATGAAAGTTTTGAAAGTAAACGCAGTTTTAATGACCAAGATCGCTATAACCGTTTGCATCAAATTAATCCGAATATTGAATTATTAAAAACAACATTCGGATTAGATATTACTTAA
- a CDS encoding Ppx/GppA phosphatase family protein, producing the protein MLNIKKYAAIDIGSNAMRLLIANIVEQDDKETQFNKSSLVRVPIRLGQDAFTVGAISEENIDRMCDAMKAFSLLMKVHKVEQYKAFATSAMREAYNGKEVTEIIKKKTGIKIEIIDGKKEAAIIASSDLHSLIKTEKTYLFVDVGGGSTEFTLFSDGKMIVSRSFKAGTVRLLNDMVHEVVWEEIEKWIRTNTEEYDEVTLIGSGGNINKLFKMSAKSQDKPLSYIYMNSQYAFLNSLTYEQRISELGLNSDRADVIIPATRIYLNAMKWSGARNIYVPKIGLADGIVKAMYYGKI; encoded by the coding sequence ATGCTAAATATAAAAAAATACGCTGCAATCGATATTGGATCTAATGCCATGCGATTGCTTATTGCTAATATTGTTGAACAAGATGACAAAGAAACGCAATTCAACAAAAGTTCCTTAGTTCGTGTGCCAATTCGTTTGGGACAAGATGCATTTACTGTTGGAGCCATTTCTGAAGAAAATATTGACAGAATGTGTGATGCGATGAAAGCATTTAGTCTATTGATGAAAGTTCATAAAGTTGAGCAATACAAAGCTTTTGCAACTTCAGCAATGCGTGAGGCATATAATGGTAAAGAAGTAACTGAAATCATAAAAAAGAAAACCGGAATAAAGATTGAAATTATTGATGGTAAAAAAGAAGCAGCTATAATTGCTTCAAGCGATTTACATAGCTTAATTAAAACTGAAAAGACCTATCTTTTTGTTGATGTAGGTGGTGGTAGCACCGAGTTTACTTTGTTTTCTGATGGAAAGATGATTGTTTCTAGATCTTTTAAAGCAGGAACAGTTCGACTATTAAATGATATGGTTCATGAAGTGGTTTGGGAGGAAATCGAGAAATGGATTCGAACTAATACTGAAGAATATGATGAAGTAACTTTAATTGGTTCTGGTGGGAATATCAACAAGTTGTTTAAAATGTCGGCGAAATCACAAGATAAACCGCTATCTTATATTTATATGAATTCTCAATATGCCTTTTTGAATTCATTAACTTATGAGCAACGAATTTCTGAATTAGGATTGAACTCTGATCGTGCCGATGTAATTATTCCTGCTACACGAATTTATTTGAATGCAATGAAATGGAGTGGAGCTAGAAATATCTACGTTCCTAAGATTGGGTTAGCAGACGGAATTGTTAAAGCCATGTACTACGGCAAAATCTAA
- the ppk1 gene encoding polyphosphate kinase 1 — translation MLQQRYIDREKSWLAFNARVLQEAGDVTVPLLDRMRFLGIFSNNLDEFFRVRFAAIRRLTLNGISGEKYFNGISSSQLLHDITEIVIDQQAESLAILSDIEARLEKENIFTIDENDVTPDQELYLKDFFVQKVSPELVTIILNDLDHFPVLKDTSGYLAVKLVINGFSKEIEERSFNFRSLLKRNAKETNKKSKKEVLYAVIEIPKTINRFVVLPPEGEKQFVIMLDDVIRLNLNKIFDIFDYESVDAHMIKITRDAQLDIDSDLSKSMLEKIASSVKDRRIGEPVRFIYDQNIDKDTLDFFLTNMKIDATDSIIPGGKYHNRRDYMDFPNLGRFDLLYKTNPPLPIPGLSLDENIMKKIAVKDYMVSAPYQSYSYVIKFLREAALDPAVTTIKITLYRLAKNSQIISSLINAAKNGKKVTVQIELQARFDEASNIFYSEQMQMEGIELIFGVKGLKVHSKICVIERLEGSKIHRYGIISTGNFNESTAKVYTDVTLFTAHQKILKDVSKVFEFFEINYRIYNYQHIITSPHFTRNKFNKLINREIAHAKEGNTTYMKLKMNSLSDIEMIDKLYEASNAGVNIKLEVRGICSLIPGIPGLSENIEAISIVDNYLEHSRIYIFGNAGDPEVFISSADMMTRNLDGRVEVTCPIYDEDIKRELIDNFDLGWQGNVKARLHSHLLDNKYRQRGNKPIFRAQLETYNYYKNQLEGGEIN, via the coding sequence GTGTTGCAACAAAGATATATTGATAGAGAAAAAAGTTGGTTAGCCTTTAATGCCCGTGTTTTACAAGAAGCGGGTGACGTAACGGTTCCATTATTAGACAGAATGCGTTTTCTTGGAATTTTCTCCAATAACTTAGATGAGTTTTTTAGAGTTCGTTTTGCTGCAATTCGCAGGTTAACTTTAAATGGAATTTCTGGTGAGAAATACTTTAACGGAATTTCATCAAGTCAGTTATTGCATGATATAACAGAAATCGTAATTGATCAACAAGCGGAAAGCTTAGCCATATTAAGTGATATTGAAGCTCGCTTAGAGAAAGAAAATATATTTACTATTGATGAAAATGATGTAACTCCAGATCAAGAATTGTACTTAAAAGATTTTTTTGTACAAAAAGTAAGTCCTGAGTTAGTTACCATTATCTTAAATGATTTAGATCATTTTCCGGTATTAAAGGATACTTCGGGCTATTTGGCAGTCAAATTAGTAATTAACGGATTTTCAAAAGAAATTGAAGAGCGTTCTTTTAATTTTCGTTCATTATTGAAAAGAAATGCTAAAGAAACCAATAAAAAAAGTAAGAAAGAAGTCCTTTATGCAGTAATCGAAATTCCAAAAACAATCAATCGTTTTGTGGTTTTACCTCCTGAAGGTGAAAAACAATTCGTGATTATGCTTGATGATGTTATCCGTTTAAATTTAAACAAAATCTTTGATATTTTTGATTATGAAAGCGTTGATGCCCATATGATTAAAATTACAAGAGATGCTCAGTTGGATATTGACAGTGACTTGAGTAAAAGTATGTTGGAAAAAATAGCATCAAGTGTAAAAGACAGAAGGATTGGAGAGCCGGTTCGTTTTATTTACGATCAGAATATTGATAAAGACACACTTGATTTCTTCCTGACGAATATGAAAATTGATGCTACTGATAGTATCATTCCTGGTGGTAAATACCATAACAGAAGGGATTATATGGATTTTCCAAACCTTGGGAGGTTTGATTTATTATACAAAACAAATCCGCCTTTACCTATACCAGGATTGAGTTTGGATGAAAATATAATGAAGAAAATTGCGGTTAAGGATTATATGGTTAGTGCTCCTTATCAATCGTATTCGTATGTGATTAAGTTTTTAAGAGAAGCAGCATTGGATCCTGCAGTAACTACAATTAAAATTACGTTATACCGATTAGCAAAAAACTCTCAAATTATCAGTTCATTAATTAACGCTGCTAAAAATGGAAAAAAAGTAACTGTCCAAATTGAATTGCAAGCGCGATTTGACGAAGCCAGTAATATTTTTTATTCTGAACAAATGCAGATGGAGGGAATTGAACTTATTTTTGGTGTAAAAGGATTAAAAGTACACAGTAAAATATGTGTTATCGAAAGATTGGAAGGATCTAAAATTCACCGATACGGTATAATTTCGACAGGAAACTTTAATGAATCTACCGCAAAAGTATATACCGATGTTACTTTATTTACAGCACATCAAAAAATACTTAAAGATGTATCTAAAGTTTTTGAATTTTTTGAAATCAACTATCGCATTTACAATTACCAGCATATTATTACTTCACCTCATTTCACTAGAAATAAGTTTAATAAGCTTATAAACAGAGAGATTGCTCATGCAAAAGAAGGTAATACAACTTACATGAAGTTGAAAATGAACAGTTTATCTGACATTGAAATGATTGATAAATTATACGAAGCAAGTAATGCAGGTGTAAATATTAAATTAGAAGTTAGAGGTATTTGCTCTTTAATTCCCGGAATACCTGGCTTAAGCGAGAATATAGAAGCTATAAGTATCGTAGATAATTATTTAGAACATTCTCGTATTTATATATTTGGTAATGCAGGGGATCCTGAGGTGTTTATTTCCTCAGCTGATATGATGACTCGTAATTTAGATGGACGTGTAGAAGTAACTTGTCCTATTTATGATGAAGATATTAAAAGAGAGTTAATTGATAATTTTGACTTAGGTTGGCAGGGTAATGTAAAAGCTAGATTGCATTCACATCTTTTAGATAACAAATACCGACAAAGAGGCAACAAACCTATTTTTAGAGCTCAATTAGAGACGTATAATTATTATAAGAACCAATTAGAAGGTGGTGAAATAAACTAG
- a CDS encoding SixA phosphatase family protein — MKNLILVRHAKSSWEAPLQDVDRPLLHRGIVDAHLVSSTISNYIPKTFLLWSSIAKRAADTALIFAQNISFPIENIIYKEDLYTFDEFQLEKVIKSCNNLYETVILFGHNEAITNFVNKFGDCILPNVPTSGFVSIQFDDDQWSNIKNGRILKTIFPKDLK; from the coding sequence ATGAAAAATTTAATCTTAGTTCGACACGCAAAATCAAGTTGGGAAGCGCCGCTTCAAGATGTTGACCGCCCACTTTTACATCGAGGAATTGTAGATGCGCATCTAGTTTCTTCTACTATTTCTAATTACATTCCCAAAACTTTTTTACTTTGGAGTAGTATTGCAAAAAGGGCCGCTGATACTGCCTTAATTTTTGCACAAAACATTTCATTCCCCATAGAGAATATAATTTACAAAGAGGATTTATACACTTTTGATGAATTTCAACTCGAAAAAGTGATTAAATCGTGTAATAATCTTTATGAAACTGTTATTCTTTTCGGCCATAATGAGGCTATTACAAATTTTGTTAATAAATTTGGAGATTGCATCCTGCCTAATGTTCCAACCTCCGGTTTTGTTTCAATTCAATTCGACGATGATCAATGGAGTAACATTAAAAATGGTAGGATCTTAAAAACTATTTTTCCAAAAGATTTAAAATAA